One genomic segment of Ricinus communis isolate WT05 ecotype wild-type chromosome 3, ASM1957865v1, whole genome shotgun sequence includes these proteins:
- the LOC107262404 gene encoding uncharacterized protein LOC107262404, translating into MGPNKTYPVIVNAELNDMQTKQLLVILRKYRNVIGYTIDDIKGINLSFCMHKINLEDDHTSSIESQRRLNPNMMEVIKKEVLKLLDAWIIYPISDSKWVSPVQVVLEKGGLIENSIKAFMDDFSIYGTSFDVCLNNLEGVLYRCKEVNLILNWKKCHFMVHQGVILGHIVAHRGIEVDRAKIEVIERLPPPNFVKGVRSFLSHAGFYRRFIKNFSKIARPLTKLLGKDVLFVFTDICIEAFDRLKQALIYALVMQSPNWNLPFEIMCDASDYAVEAMLGQRKDSKLHAIHYTSKTLDSTQINYATTEKELLAVVYAMDKFWSYLVGLKVIIHTDHAALRTRKESKMFVVDHLCRLILDGEGDEDPSINDSFHDEQLLALAIKEIPWCIPESEVPFIISHCHDLPYGGHAGTNKTAAKTLQYGFHWPSLFKDVHQHVKSCDQCQRTSNISKRNEMPLNNILEAELFDVWGIDFMGPFPSSYRNRYILVDVDYVSKWVEAITTLTNDAQVVNKFFKKNIFPRFGVPRVLISDGGKHFLENQFEVMFKKYGVDHQVGLSYHPQSSGQVDISN; encoded by the exons ATGGGTCCTAATAAGACATATCCTGTTATTGTTAATGCTGAACTAAATGACATGCAAACTAAGCAATTGCTtgtgattttgagaaaatacaGGAATGTCATTGGGTACACTATTGATGATATTAAGGGTATTAACCTATCATTCTGCATGCATAAGATCAACCTTGAGGACGACCATACCTCTTCTATAGAATCTCAAAGAAGGCTTAATCCAAATATGATGGAAGTAATCAAAAAAGAGGTTCTTAAATTGCTTGATGCATGGATAATCTACCCTATCTCAGATAGTAAGTGGGTTAGTCCTGTACAAGTGGTTCTAGAGAAAGGAG GTCTTATTGAGAATTCTATAAAAGcttttatggatgacttctcaaTCTATGGAACATCTTTTGATGTTTGCCTTAATAATTTGGAAGGGGTGCTCTATAGATGTAAAGAAGTCAACCTAATTCTCAACTGGAAAAAATGCCATTTTATGGTACATCAGGGTGTCATTCTAGGTCATATTGTTGCTCATAGGGGCATCGAAGTTGATAGAGCTAAGATAGAGGTCATTGAGCGTTTACCACCGCCTAATTTTGTAAAAGGAGTAAGGAGTTTCCTTAGTCATGCAGGGTTTTATCGCCGTTTTATCAAGAACTTTTCAAAAATTGCTCGACCTCTAACTAAGCTCTTAGGCAAGGATGTTCTCTTTGTTTTTACTGATATTTGTATTGAGGCTTTTGATAGGTTAAAGCAAGCTCTTATATATGCCCTAGTCATGCAATCGCCGAACTGGAATCTTCCATTTGAAAtcatgtgcgatgctagtgactaTGCAGTTGAGGCAATGTTGGGCCAAAGGAAGGATAGCAAGCTCCATGCCATCCATTACACGAGCAAGACTCTTGATTCGACCCAGATAAACTATGCCACAACCGAGAAGGAATTGTTGGCAGTGGTGTATGCAATGGATAAGTTTTGGTCTTATCTGGTTGGATTGAAGGTGATAATCCACACAGATCACGCGGCATTAAG gacaagAAAGGAGTCGAAAATGTTTGTTGTTGATCATCTCTGCCGACTTATCCTTGATGGTGAAGGTGATGAGGATCCCTCGATCAATGATTCATTTCATGATGAGCAACTTCTAGCTCTAGCTATTAAGGAGATCCCATG GTGTATTCCAGAAAGTGAAGTGCCATTCATTATTTCACATTGTCATGATTTGCCATATGGAGGACATGCTGGCACTAATAAGACTGCAGCAAAGACTCTTCAGTATGGTTTTCATTGGCCAAGTCTTTTCAAGGATGTTCATCAACATGTTAAGTCTTGTGATCAATGTCAACGAACTAGTAACATCTCTAAGAGGAATGAAATGCCTCTTAATAACATCCTCGAGGCAGAATTGTTCGATGTGTGGGGAATAGATTTCATGGGACCGTTCCCTTCTTCTTATAGGAACAGGTATATCTTGGTCGATGTGGATTATGTCTCAAAGTGGGTTGAAGCCATAACTACTCTAACCAATGATGCTCAAGTGGTAAACaagttctttaaaaagaatatttttccTCGATTTGGTGTACCACGAGTGTTGATTAGTGATGGAGGCAAGCATTTCTTGGAGAATCAATTTGAGGTGATGTTTAAGAAGTATGGAGTAGATCATCAAGTGGGGCTTTCATATCACCCACAAAGTAGTGGTCAAGTAGATATTTCTAATTGA
- the LOC107262403 gene encoding uncharacterized protein LOC107262403 translates to MAGEKRLLQLNELEEIRLDAYESLRLYKEKIKRWHDKRILRREFKEGDLVLLYNSRLKLFRGKLCSQWSGPFQVSKVFPYDSIELWNRQNDTFKVNGQRVKHYGVSDLIDESVDITLSDLSSE, encoded by the coding sequence ATGGCGGGTGAGAAGAGACTTCTGCAACTTAATGAGCTAGAAGAGATTCGACTTGATGCTTATGAAAGTTTAAGATTGTACAAGGAGAAGATTAAAAGATGGCATGACAAAAGGATTTTGAGAAGAGAGTTTAAGGAAGGTGACTTAGTTCTCCTTTATAACTCTAGGTTGAAACTCTTTCGTGGAAAACTTTGCTCTCAATGGTCAGGACCATTCCAAGTTAGTAAGGTTTTCCCTTATGATTCAATAGAGCTTTGGAACAGACAAAATGATACTTTCAAGGTGAATGGTCAAAGAGTGAAGCATTACGGAGTCAGTGACCTCATTGACGAGAGTGTGGACATCACACTTTCCGACCTTTCATCGGAATGA